In Pseudomonas sp. p1(2021b), the genomic window CGGCGAGGCGACCGGCCGCTCACGATCAGCCACGTCAGTCATCCTGCGGCACCAGGTCACGGGCATAGCGTTCGGCGTTCTGCACGTAATGGGCGGCGCTGGCTTCGAGCATGCGCTTCTGCGCCTCGGTCAGCTCGCGTACCACCTTGCCCGGAGACCCCATCACCAGCGAGCCGTCGGGAATCTCCTTGCCTTCCGGGATCAATGCGTTGGCACCGATGATGCAGTGCTTGCCGATACGCGCCCCGTTGAGGATCACCGCATTGATGCCGACCAGGCTGTGGTCGCCCACCGTGCAGCCATGGAGCATGGCGTTGTGGCCGACAGTGACGCCCTTGCCGAGGGTCAGCGGCGAGCCCATGTCGGTATGCATCACCGTGCCATCCTGGACATTGCTGCCTTCGCCGATGTCGATCAGCTCGTTGTCGCCGCGCAGCACCGCACCGAACCAGACGCTGGCCCCGGCCTGCAGGCGGACCTTGCCGATCAAGGTGGCATTGGGCGCGGCCCAGCTGGTGGGATGGGTTTCGACCCGCAGGTCGCCCAGGCGGTATTTCATGTCTCGCTCCTCACGGTTCAAGGCCTTGGCGGGATGCCCGATCAGATCGGGATAAAGCGCTCGGGGGGATGGTGCAGGTCGATACCGGCATCGAACAGCACGTTGACCAGCTCGACGATCATGATCGCCGACAGCCCCCAGATCTTGTATTCGCCATAGCGGTAGGCAGGCACGTACCAGCTGCGGCCCTGGTAATCGATACGATGGGTATGCTCGCGCGGGTCCTGGCGGAAGAATGCCAGCGGCACGGTGAACACGGCCGCGATCTCTGCATCATTGGCCCGGTACTCGACGAAATCCGGCACCACACCGACGAACGGCGTCACCTTCAGGCCATGCAGGGAGATCAGCGGGCTGAGTGGGCCAACCACCTCCACCAGGCCCGGCGGCAGACCGATTTCCTCCTCGGCTTCGCGCAGGGCGGTAAACACCAGGTCAGGATCTTCCGGGTCTCGCCGCCCACCGGGGAAGGCCACTTCGCCGCCGTGGGTGGAAAGGCCCTTGGCCCGCAGGGTCAGCACCAACTCGGGCTCTTCGCTACGGGTGATGGGCAAGAGAACCGCCGCTTCGGGGAAACGACGGTCCGTTTCCAGTGACGCGGGGGTATGGTTGCTCATACGGCGAAGGAGCTCATCCAGCATTACACACTCTCGATTGCAAGGCCTGCCCTGCATGATGCACCAAAGCCGCAACGCA contains:
- a CDS encoding gamma carbonic anhydrase family protein: MKYRLGDLRVETHPTSWAAPNATLIGKVRLQAGASVWFGAVLRGDNELIDIGEGSNVQDGTVMHTDMGSPLTLGKGVTVGHNAMLHGCTVGDHSLVGINAVILNGARIGKHCIIGANALIPEGKEIPDGSLVMGSPGKVVRELTEAQKRMLEASAAHYVQNAERYARDLVPQDD
- a CDS encoding CoA pyrophosphatase; this translates as MLDELLRRMSNHTPASLETDRRFPEAAVLLPITRSEEPELVLTLRAKGLSTHGGEVAFPGGRRDPEDPDLVFTALREAEEEIGLPPGLVEVVGPLSPLISLHGLKVTPFVGVVPDFVEYRANDAEIAAVFTVPLAFFRQDPREHTHRIDYQGRSWYVPAYRYGEYKIWGLSAIMIVELVNVLFDAGIDLHHPPERFIPI